The genome window CACGCCGGTGGCGTGGGCCTCGTCCACCATCAGCGCCGCGCCGTGGGCCCGGCACACGTCGACGATGTCGCGCAGCGGGGCCACGTCCCCGTCCATGGAGAACACAGTGTCGGTGACGACCAGCTTGCGCCGCGCGGGCGTGTCCGCCAGGGCGCGCGCCAGCGCCTCCACGTCCGAGTGCGGGTAGACGACGACGCGGGCGCGCGACAGGCGGCAGCCGTCGACGAGGGACGCGTGGTTGAGGGCGTCGGAGAAGACGGCGTCGCCGGGCCCCACCAGCGCGGGGAGGATGCCGGTGTTGGCGGCATAGCCGCTGTTGAAGAGGAGGACGGCCTCGGCGCGCTCGAAGGCGGCCAGCCGCGCCTCCAGCCGGTGGTGCGCGGCGGTGTCACCCACCACGAGCCGGCTGGCGCCGGTGCCCATGCCGTACCGCTCCAGCGCGGCGGCGGCGGCGGCGCGCACGGACGGCGAGGCGGCCAGCCCCAGGTAGTCGTTGGAGGAGAAGTTGACGAGCGTCTCGCCGCCCAGCTGGACGACGGGGCCCTGGGGCGAGTCGAGCGGCTCCAGGTACCGGCGCAGGCCGCGCGCGGAGAGGGACTGCAAGTCTTCCCGCGCCCAGGCGGAGGCGACTCCCGCCGCCTCGGGCGCCACCGGGGCGGGGACTTCCTGCGCGCTCCCCTCCCCGGCCTCGAGGGGGAGCGCTGACGTCGGGCCGCTCACGCCGGACCTACCCCTCCCGCCGGGGCTCCAGCGGGCGGATGCCGGCCTTCTCCAAGAGGGCCATGTCCTGGCTGTACTCGGGGTTGCCGGTGGTGAGCAGCTTCTCGCCGAAGAAGAGCGAGTTGGCGCCCGCCATCATGCACAGCAGCTGCGCCTCCTCGTTCATCTGCTGGCGGCCCGCGGACAGGCGCACCATGGCCTGGGGCATGAGGATGCGGGCGGTGGCGATGGTGCGCACCATGTCCACCGTCTCCACGCGCTGCTGGCCCGCCAGGGGCGTGCCGTCCACGGGCACCAGCGCGTTGATGGGCACCGACTCCGGGTGGTGGTCCTGGTTGGCCAGCGTGCGCAGCAGGTTGCAGCGGTCGTCCACGGACTCGCCCATGCCGATGATGCCGCCGCAGCACACGGAGATGCCGGCGTCGCGCACCCGGTTCAGCGTCCGGAGGCGGTCGTCATAGGTGCGGGTGGAGATGATGTCGCCGTAGTGCTCGGGCGACGTGTCCAGGTTGTGGTTGTACGCGGACAGGCCCGCCTCGCGCAGGCGCCTGGCCTGGCTGTCGGTGAGCATGCCCAGCGTGGCGCACGCCTCCATGCCCAGGGAGCGCACGCCGCGCACCATCTCCAGCACGCTGTCGAACTGCGGGCCGTCCTTCACCTCGCGCCACGCGGCGCCCATGCAGAAGCGGGTGGCCCCGGCGGCGCGGGCGCGGGACGCGGCCTCCAGCACCTCCGGCACCGCCATCAGCTTCTCCGCCTTCACGCCCGTCTTGTAGCGGGCCGCCTGCGGGCAGTACGCGCAGTCCTCGGAGCAGCCGCCCGTCTTGATGGACAGCAGCGAGCACAGCTGCACCTTGTTGTCCTGGAACACCGCCCGGTGGACCGTCTGCGCCCGGTGGACCAGGTCCAGCAGGGGCATGGCGTAGATGGCGCGCACCTCGGCGAGCGCCCAGTCATGGCGCACGTCGACGCCGGGCGGCGGCGGCGCGGCCGTATGGGAGTGGCCGTGAAAGGACTCACTGGGGGCGGAGGTGTCGGGCATGGGCTCCTCGGCGGGTTGGAGGAGCGCGAAGGTGCGCGGGCGGCGGGGACTTGTCAACGCCGCTGAGCTGAGTGGTTGACGACTCCTCTGAAAAAACGGGGCCGGCGCCCCACGAAGGAGACACCGGCCCTTGTCCTCACCAGGAGAGGGACAGCTTCAGGCTAGACGCGGACGCGGCGCCTTCCTCCGGCCATGCCCACCAGGAACAGGACCAGGAGCGCGCCCAGGACGGAGAACAGGAGGCCCGTCGGGTGCAGGTCGAAGATGCGGCCGTCACTGCGGAAGAGCGAGGCGATGAAGCCACCCACGAAG of Pyxidicoccus xibeiensis contains these proteins:
- the bioF gene encoding 8-amino-7-oxononanoate synthase — translated: MAPEAAGVASAWAREDLQSLSARGLRRYLEPLDSPQGPVVQLGGETLVNFSSNDYLGLAASPSVRAAAAAALERYGMGTGASRLVVGDTAAHHRLEARLAAFERAEAVLLFNSGYAANTGILPALVGPGDAVFSDALNHASLVDGCRLSRARVVVYPHSDVEALARALADTPARRKLVVTDTVFSMDGDVAPLRDIVDVCRAHGAALMVDEAHATGVLGARGAGLCEELGLEAQVDLRMGTLSKALGAMGAYVATSRAVADLLVSRARPFIFSTALPAALCAAAEAAVDAVEGDPDLRERLWRNIRRFAEGLCALGLRAEARSAVFPVILGEPERALDAARRLREAGVLVKAIRPPTVPEGTSRLRFCLSAAHTLGHVDLALDALRRVGVHHRGE
- the bioB gene encoding biotin synthase BioB; amino-acid sequence: MPDTSAPSESFHGHSHTAAPPPPGVDVRHDWALAEVRAIYAMPLLDLVHRAQTVHRAVFQDNKVQLCSLLSIKTGGCSEDCAYCPQAARYKTGVKAEKLMAVPEVLEAASRARAAGATRFCMGAAWREVKDGPQFDSVLEMVRGVRSLGMEACATLGMLTDSQARRLREAGLSAYNHNLDTSPEHYGDIISTRTYDDRLRTLNRVRDAGISVCCGGIIGMGESVDDRCNLLRTLANQDHHPESVPINALVPVDGTPLAGQQRVETVDMVRTIATARILMPQAMVRLSAGRQQMNEEAQLLCMMAGANSLFFGEKLLTTGNPEYSQDMALLEKAGIRPLEPRREG
- a CDS encoding GlsB/YeaQ/YmgE family stress response membrane protein, which gives rise to MGIIAFLVIGLLAGLIARALMPGNQSMGLIATTLLGVAGSFVGGFIASLFRSDGRIFDLHPTGLLFSVLGALLVLFLVGMAGGRRRVRV